Proteins from a genomic interval of Nautilia sp. PV-1:
- a CDS encoding SDR family NAD(P)-dependent oxidoreductase, producing MKVLITGISRGIGYGLAKYYIENGDEVYAIGRKNPFDDAVRFYRLDVNAFEKIPHAVESLEIDELDVAILNAGILGEIKEMKYWSVKELQNIFDINVWANKVLIDELAPFTEKIVVMSSGAAVNGNPGWGGYSLSKCVVNMMVSIYSKEIDSKIYALAPGVIDTDMVEKVISGDHSKFPSLDRVEAGRVSLEEGVERIVKTIEKLDEFENGSFVDVRLV from the coding sequence ATGAAAGTATTAATAACTGGGATTAGTAGAGGTATAGGATACGGACTTGCGAAATATTACATTGAAAACGGGGATGAAGTTTATGCAATAGGCAGAAAAAATCCCTTTGATGATGCTGTAAGGTTTTACAGGCTTGATGTAAATGCATTTGAAAAAATACCTCACGCCGTAGAATCTCTTGAAATTGATGAGCTTGATGTGGCTATTTTAAATGCGGGAATATTGGGTGAGATTAAAGAGATGAAGTATTGGAGTGTTAAAGAACTTCAAAATATATTTGATATTAATGTGTGGGCTAATAAGGTTTTGATAGACGAACTTGCTCCTTTTACTGAAAAAATAGTGGTTATGAGCAGCGGGGCGGCCGTAAACGGAAACCCAGGCTGGGGAGGATATTCTTTAAGCAAATGTGTGGTAAATATGATGGTAAGTATATATTCAAAAGAAATTGATTCTAAAATTTACGCTTTGGCTCCGGGAGTTATTGATACGGATATGGTAGAAAAAGTAATAAGCGGCGATCATTCTAAATTTCCAAGCCTTGACAGGGTAGAAGCCGGACGTGTAAGTCTGGAAGAAGGAGTTGAAAGAATTGTTAAAACGATTGAAAAACTTGACGAATTTGAAAACGGCAGTTTTGTGGATGTAAGGCTAGTTTAA
- a CDS encoding M48 family metallopeptidase, producing MVNLLIGIFGVYVFIKIILEIKEVIYIKNVFGLGAVLMDIETYKDAAIYSIYKHTLNIFNALISLFLVVFWLSGGLFIINFLLYKSNSLLSELEILLAFFAINYILTLPINIWEKHIDKRFGFNVAPWSMFFVDEIKKIFLFIIFGGVFFAGLIYFIENFQNWWLYGFVFTFGVVIMINLLYPFFAQMFNKFTPLEDEELKDAIEDMMAKVGFKSSGIYVMDASKRDTRLNAYFAGFGNTKRVVLFDTLLKKLSKDEILAVLGHELGHFKHKDIFKNIAVVGVMLFVLFAIFGNLPDTLFKELMVPKIGANIIILALLFSEVIFFVLQPFVNLISRHNEFAADEMGSELVSKKDLASALKKLVSENKHFPRVSKLYSFIYYSHPPILERLEKLENEK from the coding sequence ATGGTAAATCTGCTGATAGGAATATTTGGGGTGTATGTATTTATAAAAATTATTTTGGAAATTAAAGAAGTGATATACATTAAAAATGTATTTGGACTCGGTGCCGTATTAATGGATATAGAAACATATAAAGACGCAGCGATATATTCTATATATAAACACACCCTTAATATTTTCAATGCTTTAATTTCACTTTTTTTAGTTGTGTTTTGGTTAAGCGGAGGACTGTTTATTATTAATTTCTTACTTTACAAAAGTAATTCTTTGCTTAGTGAACTTGAAATACTCTTGGCTTTTTTTGCAATTAACTATATTTTAACTTTGCCTATTAATATCTGGGAAAAGCATATAGATAAAAGATTCGGGTTTAATGTGGCACCTTGGAGTATGTTTTTTGTTGATGAAATTAAAAAGATCTTTTTATTTATAATATTCGGAGGTGTATTTTTCGCTGGACTTATATATTTTATTGAGAATTTTCAAAACTGGTGGTTATACGGATTTGTATTCACATTCGGTGTAGTAATAATGATTAATCTTTTATATCCGTTTTTTGCACAGATGTTTAACAAATTTACTCCTCTTGAAGATGAAGAACTTAAAGATGCCATTGAAGATATGATGGCTAAAGTCGGATTTAAAAGCAGCGGTATATATGTAATGGACGCAAGTAAAAGGGATACGAGGTTGAATGCTTATTTTGCAGGGTTTGGTAATACTAAAAGGGTAGTGCTTTTTGATACGCTTCTTAAAAAACTTTCTAAAGATGAAATTTTGGCAGTTTTAGGGCATGAGCTTGGGCATTTCAAACACAAAGATATATTCAAAAACATTGCTGTTGTGGGGGTGATGCTTTTTGTATTGTTTGCGATATTCGGTAATCTGCCGGATACTCTTTTTAAAGAACTTATGGTGCCTAAAATTGGAGCGAATATAATTATTTTAGCACTGCTTTTCAGTGAAGTGATTTTCTTTGTATTACAGCCGTTTGTAAATCTTATCAGCAGACACAACGAATTTGCTGCCGATGAAATGGGAAGTGAGCTTGTAAGCAAAAAAGACCTTGCAAGCGCACTTAAAAAACTTGTAAGCGAAAACAAGCACTTTCCGAGAGTCAGCAAACTATATTCGTTTATTTACTATTCACATCCTCCTATTTTGGAAAGACTCGAAAAGCTGGAGAATGAGAAATGA